Proteins encoded by one window of Anaerobranca gottschalkii DSM 13577:
- the arsB gene encoding ACR3 family arsenite efflux transporter, whose product MKENNSKGLGFFETYLTVWVALCIVIGVFIGQYLPIIPQILSKFEYYQVSIPVAILIWFMIYPMMLKVDFDSIVKALKMPKGLTVTCVTNWLIKPFTMYFFAYLFLRIIFRPLIPEDLAIQYVAGAVLLGAAPCTAMVFVWSHLTKGNPAYTLVQVAVNDLILLVLFAPIVILLLGVSNIVVPYETLVLSVVLFIVIPLVAGYLSRKYVINNKGEEYFNNVFLRKFDNITIIGLLLTLILLFSFQGDVIINNPLHILLIAIPLIIQTFFIFIIAYGWAKAWKLPHNIASPAAMIGASNFFELAVAVAISLFGIESGAALATVVGVLVEVPVMLALVRIANRTRHWFPKEVNIVE is encoded by the coding sequence TTGAAAGAAAATAATTCAAAGGGATTAGGTTTTTTTGAAACTTATTTAACGGTTTGGGTTGCGTTGTGTATAGTGATAGGTGTATTCATAGGACAATATTTACCAATAATTCCCCAAATCTTAAGTAAGTTTGAGTATTATCAAGTTTCGATTCCAGTTGCAATACTGATTTGGTTTATGATTTATCCTATGATGTTAAAAGTTGATTTTGATAGTATAGTTAAAGCATTAAAAATGCCTAAAGGTTTAACTGTAACCTGTGTTACTAACTGGTTAATAAAACCATTTACTATGTATTTCTTTGCATATTTATTTTTGAGGATAATCTTTAGACCTTTAATACCAGAAGACTTAGCAATACAATACGTAGCAGGTGCAGTTTTACTAGGTGCGGCTCCTTGTACCGCTATGGTTTTTGTTTGGAGCCATTTAACTAAAGGGAACCCAGCATATACTTTAGTGCAAGTAGCTGTAAATGATTTAATTTTATTAGTTTTATTTGCACCAATTGTAATTTTATTATTGGGAGTAAGTAATATCGTGGTACCCTACGAAACCCTAGTACTCTCAGTGGTTTTATTTATTGTGATTCCTTTAGTTGCTGGATATCTGTCTAGGAAATATGTTATTAACAATAAGGGAGAAGAATATTTCAACAATGTGTTTTTAAGGAAATTTGATAATATAACTATTATAGGGTTACTGTTGACACTAATTTTATTGTTTTCTTTCCAAGGAGATGTAATAATTAATAACCCGCTACACATTTTGTTAATTGCAATTCCATTAATTATCCAAACATTTTTTATTTTTATAATAGCTTATGGATGGGCAAAGGCTTGGAAACTCCCCCATAATATTGCTTCACCTGCTGCCATGATTGGAGCAAGTAACTTTTTTGAATTAGCGGTAGCTGTAGCTATTTCCTTATTCGGTATTGAATCAGGAGCTGCTTTAGCTACAGTAGTAG